In one window of Oscillospiraceae bacterium DNA:
- a CDS encoding 5-formyltetrahydrofolate cyclo-ligase, whose protein sequence is MHITIQKKELRRTLKANRSSVAAEKKKADDKKILDILLKTTTFRLTDTLLIYHSVGSEISTMDIINVSLERGITVCLPRCTKNENNEDIMIFHRIDSLEDLHIGMYDIPEPADDFPLYEPKGHCVCIVPALAFDRRGYRIGYGKGYYDRFLRDFRGTKIGLCYSDFLLDTIPVGKYDSKVDMIITEKGIFTPNA, encoded by the coding sequence ATGCACATAACAATTCAAAAGAAAGAGTTACGGCGTACTCTCAAGGCGAATCGTTCATCTGTTGCTGCGGAAAAGAAAAAAGCCGATGATAAAAAAATTCTGGATATTTTATTAAAAACTACTACATTTCGCCTGACTGATACGTTATTGATATATCATTCGGTTGGCAGTGAAATTTCAACGATGGACATAATAAATGTTTCTCTTGAACGAGGTATCACGGTGTGCCTTCCTCGTTGCACAAAGAACGAAAATAATGAAGATATTATGATTTTTCATCGTATTGATTCCCTTGAGGATTTACACATCGGAATGTATGATATTCCCGAGCCTGCGGATGATTTTCCTTTGTATGAACCCAAGGGCCACTGCGTATGTATTGTTCCGGCGCTTGCTTTTGACAGACGCGGTTACCGTATAGGATACGGTAAGGGTTACTATGACCGTTTTTTGCGTGATTTCCGGGGTACTAAGATAGGATTGTGTTATTCCGATTTCCTTCTTGATACAATTCCGGTGGGCAAGTACGATTCAAAAGTTGATATGATTATAACCGAGAAAGGAATTTTTACACCAAATGCGTGA
- a CDS encoding DJ-1/PfpI family protein — MVYMFLGDGFEEIEAVAVIDILRRCGVALKTVSVMGNTEALGAHGIRVRTDAMIEDITDDAQMYILPGGTLGVENLSKSKKLCDILSATDAKIAAICAAPTLLASLGLLDGKKAVCYPSLISELKDAVVADGCVVIDGNFITSKGPGTSFDFGFALAYALCDKTTVDKVKNGMLI, encoded by the coding sequence ATGGTATATATGTTTTTGGGTGACGGCTTTGAAGAAATTGAAGCTGTTGCTGTAATTGATATTCTGCGCAGATGCGGCGTGGCATTAAAAACCGTAAGCGTCATGGGCAACACCGAGGCTTTGGGTGCACATGGCATAAGAGTAAGAACCGATGCGATGATTGAAGATATTACAGATGATGCTCAAATGTATATTCTTCCCGGTGGAACATTAGGTGTTGAAAATCTGTCTAAATCTAAAAAGCTGTGTGACATATTGAGCGCTACGGATGCAAAAATCGCAGCTATATGCGCCGCTCCCACTTTGCTTGCATCTTTGGGATTGCTGGACGGAAAAAAGGCTGTATGCTATCCATCGCTTATCTCTGAGCTTAAAGACGCTGTTGTTGCCGACGGCTGTGTTGTTATTGACGGAAATTTTATAACTTCAAAAGGCCCCGGAACCTCATTTGATTTTGGATTTGCGCTGGCATATGCGCTCTGCGATAAAACCACAGTGGATAAAGTAAAGAACGGAATGTTGATATAA
- a CDS encoding WecB/TagA/CpsF family glycosyltransferase, which produces MTKINIRGVLFDNVDMCEAMEKAVEFINAPTASVIFTPNSEIVQFCVEDADMLSVINSADMIIPDGAGVVLASRILKTPLKGKVAGCELAEKIVEYCAANGKKMFFLGSKPEYTDENGNVVISTAEQAAINLANKYPGLDVCGTADGYFKDEESGKIIELINRSGADVVFVCLGCPRQEKWIHEHKNDTTAKLLIGLGGSLDVYAGRVNRAPDFFVKNNLEWFYRLVKQPQRLGRMMKIPKFLLQTMIRKNNI; this is translated from the coding sequence ATGACAAAAATAAACATAAGAGGCGTGCTTTTCGATAATGTCGATATGTGTGAAGCCATGGAAAAAGCCGTTGAATTCATCAATGCACCTACCGCTTCCGTCATTTTTACGCCTAATTCTGAAATTGTACAGTTTTGTGTTGAGGATGCAGATATGCTGAGTGTCATAAACTCTGCTGATATGATAATTCCGGATGGCGCAGGGGTTGTTTTGGCTTCAAGGATTCTTAAAACACCTCTTAAGGGTAAGGTCGCAGGATGCGAGCTTGCCGAAAAAATTGTTGAGTATTGCGCGGCAAACGGTAAAAAGATGTTCTTCCTGGGGTCTAAGCCTGAGTATACCGACGAAAACGGGAATGTAGTCATTTCGACCGCGGAACAGGCGGCAATTAATCTTGCCAATAAGTATCCGGGACTTGATGTTTGCGGAACGGCAGACGGCTACTTCAAGGATGAGGAAAGCGGAAAAATTATAGAACTTATAAATAGATCGGGTGCCGATGTTGTTTTTGTATGCCTTGGCTGTCCGCGACAGGAAAAATGGATTCATGAGCACAAAAATGACACAACCGCAAAACTGCTTATTGGTTTGGGCGGAAGTCTTGATGTGTATGCGGGACGTGTGAACCGTGCGCCTGACTTTTTTGTTAAGAATAATCTCGAATGGTTTTACCGCCTTGTCAAACAACCGCAGAGACTTGGAAGAATGATGAAAATACCGAAGTTTTTGTTACAAACAATGATAAGAAAGAATAATATCTGA
- a CDS encoding glucose-6-phosphate isomerase, whose translation MSIKLETKFLKSFIGENEYNSMKPLVEAAHNTLHSPNDWTGWLDLPVNYDRDEFDRIKKAAADIQRMCDVLIVIGIGGSYLGARAAIEFVKGASYNAMAKKTPDVYFSGNSIDPDSLASLIELCKDKDVCINVISKSGTTTEPAISFRIFKEIVEKKYGEAEAKKRIFVTTDKNPATALKALALNEGYETFVVPDNIGGRYSVLTAVGLLTIAAAGCDIDKMMKGAAQARADFAECDIEKNDCYKYAAIRNIMLSKGKTLELYASYKPDMLYTSEWLKQLYGESEGKDNKGLFPASVIYSTDLHSLGQYVQEGRRNIFETVIDVKNSRSDICVPFDEKNTDGLNFLSGKTIHEINRTAFLGTILAHTEGGVPNVVLELDALDEENFGYFVYFFEKACGISGYILGVNPFDQPGVEAYKKNMFALLSKPDKNGANAQRKLELEEKLALLNK comes from the coding sequence ATGTCGATAAAACTTGAAACCAAATTTTTAAAAAGCTTTATAGGTGAAAATGAATATAACTCCATGAAGCCGCTTGTCGAAGCGGCTCACAACACTCTCCACTCCCCTAACGACTGGACAGGTTGGTTGGATTTGCCCGTAAACTATGACAGAGACGAGTTTGACAGAATTAAAAAGGCCGCCGCGGATATTCAAAGAATGTGCGATGTTCTTATTGTCATCGGTATCGGAGGTTCTTATCTTGGGGCGCGTGCTGCCATTGAATTTGTAAAAGGCGCATCATATAACGCAATGGCAAAAAAGACTCCCGACGTGTATTTCTCGGGCAATTCTATTGATCCTGATTCTCTTGCATCACTCATTGAGCTGTGCAAGGACAAGGATGTTTGTATTAATGTCATTTCAAAATCCGGCACTACTACCGAGCCCGCTATTTCATTCAGAATTTTCAAGGAGATTGTTGAAAAGAAATATGGTGAAGCAGAGGCTAAAAAGCGTATCTTTGTTACCACCGACAAAAATCCTGCCACTGCGCTTAAAGCACTGGCTCTGAACGAAGGCTACGAGACCTTTGTTGTACCCGACAACATCGGCGGTCGTTACAGTGTCCTTACTGCCGTGGGTCTGCTTACCATTGCCGCCGCAGGATGTGATATCGACAAAATGATGAAAGGTGCTGCTCAGGCGCGCGCGGATTTCGCGGAGTGTGATATCGAAAAAAATGACTGCTACAAATATGCGGCTATCCGTAATATAATGCTTTCAAAGGGTAAAACTCTTGAACTTTATGCATCCTACAAGCCGGATATGCTTTACACTTCCGAGTGGCTCAAACAGCTTTACGGTGAAAGTGAAGGAAAAGACAACAAAGGTCTCTTCCCTGCTTCGGTTATCTATTCCACCGACCTTCACTCTCTCGGCCAGTACGTTCAGGAAGGACGCCGTAATATTTTCGAAACCGTTATAGATGTTAAAAATTCTCGTTCTGATATTTGTGTTCCTTTCGACGAAAAGAACACTGACGGTCTGAATTTTCTTTCCGGCAAAACAATTCACGAAATTAACAGAACTGCTTTTCTCGGCACAATTTTAGCTCATACAGAGGGTGGTGTTCCCAATGTAGTCCTGGAATTGGATGCTCTTGATGAAGAAAACTTTGGTTACTTCGTTTATTTCTTTGAGAAGGCATGCGGCATATCCGGTTACATCCTCGGAGTAAACCCCTTCGACCAGCCCGGTGTGGAAGCTTACAAGAAAAATATGTTTGCTCTGCTTTCAAAGCCGGACAAAAACGGTGCAAACGCCCAAAGAAAGTTGGAACTCGAAGAAAAACTGGCGCTTTTGAATAAATAA
- a CDS encoding 50S ribosomal protein L11 methyltransferase — MNWIEFKITIPQKTTEFFSNVLIAAGIKNFAVDDFEDFEEVLDDTRLFYDYVEDSLFDKKGQNPIITVYFPENTQGHEMLEQLKKELFSYKQLPQYAQLEFTLNGIKEEDWENNWKKYFKPFTVGEKLVIKPSWESLDDKMKRGRQIIELDPGSSFGTGTHATTRLCLSVLEKHITNETVMLDMGTGSGILSIGAMVLGAKKVVAVDIDENSARIAKENLDINAPSFSSTDYTVLCADVLSDTTPDSRINMKYDLIAANIVAGVIIAMAPLFKTLLKRNGVLVASGIIGPRADEVLTELQNAGFTLLKRYEDEDWVALELMNG; from the coding sequence ATGAACTGGATAGAGTTTAAAATTACCATTCCTCAAAAGACTACAGAGTTCTTTTCAAACGTTCTGATTGCTGCCGGTATCAAGAATTTTGCAGTTGATGACTTTGAAGATTTCGAGGAGGTTCTTGACGACACCAGACTTTTCTATGATTATGTCGAGGACTCTCTCTTTGATAAAAAAGGACAAAACCCGATAATAACAGTTTACTTCCCGGAAAACACGCAAGGTCATGAAATGCTGGAACAGCTGAAAAAAGAGCTTTTCTCTTATAAGCAACTCCCGCAATACGCACAGCTTGAATTCACACTGAACGGCATAAAAGAAGAAGATTGGGAAAACAACTGGAAAAAATATTTTAAACCCTTCACTGTCGGTGAAAAGCTTGTGATCAAGCCCTCGTGGGAAAGTCTGGATGATAAAATGAAGAGGGGCAGACAGATAATCGAACTTGATCCCGGTTCTTCTTTCGGCACGGGTACTCACGCAACAACCCGCCTTTGTCTCAGTGTTCTTGAAAAGCATATAACAAATGAAACCGTAATGCTGGATATGGGAACAGGAAGCGGTATTCTCTCCATCGGTGCAATGGTTTTAGGCGCAAAAAAAGTTGTTGCGGTTGACATTGACGAAAACTCTGCCAGAATCGCCAAAGAAAATCTTGACATTAATGCGCCCTCCTTCAGCTCAACGGACTACACCGTTCTTTGTGCCGATGTCCTTTCCGATACGACACCGGATAGCCGTATTAATATGAAATACGACCTAATTGCCGCGAACATTGTGGCAGGAGTTATAATCGCTATGGCTCCCCTGTTCAAAACTCTTCTCAAGAGAAACGGCGTTCTGGTGGCTTCCGGCATAATTGGTCCGCGTGCAGATGAAGTTCTTACCGAACTGCAAAACGCAGGCTTCACATTACTTAAGCGTTACGAGGACGAGGACTGGGTAGCCCTGGAATTAATGAACGGTTGA